A region from the Nostoc punctiforme PCC 73102 genome encodes:
- a CDS encoding TrbI/VirB10 family protein — protein MSEENNKNGSVSTLEDLLNLDDANKTNGKKAPEPESLLVATKHTIVTSPWSRLAIIAVPFGVGFLAIFLMLNGVFNPAPAPKIALKTQEIPTTEQAQESDEGDGDARAKLALSDQEDELGRINKNKFDQPAPVPVSQTKKVVPSSPPSPQPAPRSVQNTQPRRVTQTAPQPIRTYTPPPTHTSFSPRPSISARTLTPLDPLEQLNKLRSIGSYGKIAYTETSTSKQSSLDPYLAQAQAIQNQPNEQTDTNNFDQTTPQNLSESIEKIRPRWQATSKVNKITLANNYLPQESQILQGKQTRYLTVGTFASGVLVTSLIQATVNNSGQTQTQTQTLTSNNTRSVARLQEDLRDNYGQVAIPSGTMFAVELASVDGGSYAVAYVRAIIKDNTEYPISAGAISVTGVGGRPLIARRFQDRGGEIARNDLFGGAVSALGKVGEIMNQPDSEEEILDESTGRIRTRSSGNQRNITGALMSGFFGQVSQNLSQRNQRATKEITSRPNTWFIPQGTKVTFNVNRSLELP, from the coding sequence ATGAGTGAAGAGAATAATAAAAATGGGTCTGTATCGACTTTAGAGGATTTGCTGAATCTAGATGATGCTAATAAAACTAATGGTAAAAAAGCACCAGAACCGGAAAGTTTATTAGTAGCGACTAAGCACACAATTGTCACTTCTCCTTGGTCAAGACTAGCAATAATTGCTGTCCCTTTTGGAGTTGGATTTTTAGCGATATTTTTGATGCTCAATGGTGTTTTCAATCCCGCACCAGCACCAAAGATTGCTCTGAAAACGCAGGAAATACCGACCACTGAACAAGCCCAAGAAAGTGATGAGGGAGACGGTGATGCGCGTGCAAAACTCGCTCTGTCGGATCAAGAAGATGAGTTAGGTCGCATTAACAAAAATAAATTTGACCAACCAGCGCCAGTACCAGTTTCTCAAACTAAAAAGGTCGTGCCATCTAGCCCACCATCTCCACAACCTGCGCCACGTTCTGTTCAAAATACACAACCACGTCGCGTAACTCAGACTGCACCACAGCCGATTAGAACCTACACTCCGCCACCAACACACACGAGTTTTTCTCCAAGACCATCTATATCTGCACGGACACTCACGCCCCTAGATCCCCTTGAGCAATTGAACAAACTCCGCAGCATCGGTTCTTATGGCAAAATCGCCTACACCGAAACTAGCACCAGTAAACAATCTTCATTAGATCCATATCTTGCTCAAGCTCAAGCAATTCAAAATCAACCGAATGAACAAACAGATACAAACAATTTTGACCAAACCACGCCGCAAAACTTAAGCGAGTCGATTGAAAAGATCCGCCCCAGGTGGCAAGCAACTTCTAAAGTTAACAAGATTACTTTAGCTAACAATTATTTACCTCAAGAAAGCCAAATTCTCCAAGGTAAGCAAACTCGTTATTTGACAGTTGGCACTTTTGCTAGTGGTGTCCTTGTTACATCTTTAATTCAAGCCACAGTTAATAATTCAGGGCAGACACAGACACAGACACAAACGCTAACCTCTAATAACACTAGGTCTGTTGCTCGACTGCAAGAGGATTTACGCGATAACTATGGGCAAGTGGCAATTCCTTCGGGAACAATGTTTGCAGTCGAGTTAGCTTCGGTTGATGGCGGCAGTTACGCTGTTGCTTATGTCAGAGCGATCATCAAAGACAATACAGAATATCCGATTTCTGCGGGTGCGATTTCCGTGACAGGAGTTGGTGGTAGACCCCTAATAGCTCGGAGATTTCAAGACAGGGGTGGCGAGATTGCACGAAATGACTTGTTTGGCGGTGCTGTGTCTGCATTGGGGAAGGTTGGGGAGATTATGAACCAACCGGATAGTGAAGAAGAAATTCTTGATGAATCCACAGGCAGGATTCGCACACGTAGTAGTGGCAATCAGCGCAATATTACTGGTGCGTTAATGTCAGGTTTTTTTGGTCAAGTTAGTCAAAATCTTAGTCAACGCAATCAACGTGCTACTAAAGAAATTACTTCTCGCCCTAATACTTGGTTTATTCCACAGGGAACCAAAGTTACCTTTAATGTAAATCGTTCTTTAGAGTTGCCATGA